In the Enterobacter cloacae subsp. cloacae ATCC 13047 genome, CCGGGGCATTCGTCATCTGGTCTTTACCGGCATTGCCACCAATGTCTGCGTGGAGTCGACCCTGCGCGACGGCTTCTTCCTCGAGTATTTCGGCGTGGTACTGGAAGACGCCACTCATCAGGCGGGGCCGGAATTTGCCCAGAAAGCGGCGCTGTTCAATATCGAAACCTTTTTTGGCTGGGTCAGTAACGTCGCCGATTTTTGCGACGCCCTGAATCCGCCGCTCGCCCGTATCGCTTGAGGAGACATACGATGCCGAAATCCGTGATTATTCCACCGGGCACCAGCACGCCGATTGCGCCGTTTGTCCCCGGCACGCTCGCCGATGGCGTGGTGTACGTCTCCGGTACCCTGCCGTTTGATAAAGACAACAACGTGGTGTTTATCAACGACCCAAAGGCGCAAACGCGCCACGTGCTGGAGACGATCAAGACCGTGATCGAAACCGCGGGTGGCACGATGGAGGATGTGACCTTCAACAGCATCTTTATCACCGACTGGAAAAACTACGCCGCGATTAACGAGATCTACGCGGAGTTCTTCCCCGGCGATAAGCCGGCCCGCTTCTGCATTCAGTGCGGGCTGGTAAAGCCGGACGCGCTGGTTGAAATCGCCACCGTTGCGCACATTGGAAAGTGAGGCTGCCATGAAGCTCTCCGTCTCACCGCCCCCGTTTGACGGCGCGCCCGTCGTGGTGCTGATTGCCGGACTCGGCGGGGGCGGCAGCTACTGGTTACCCCAGCTAGCCGCGCTGGAACAGGAGTATCAGGTGGTCTGTTACGACCAGCGTGGCACCGGCAATAACCCTGACACCCTGCCGGAAGAGTACACCCTGGCGCAGATGGCCGGTGAGCTGGCACAGGCGCTGACCGCGGTCGGCATCACCCGCTACTGTGTGGTCGGCCATGCGCTGGGGGCGCTGATCGGCCTGCAACTGGCGCTCGACACCCCCGATGCGCTCAAAGCGCTGGTGTGCGTCAACGGCTGGCTGACGCTGAATGCCCATACCCGACGCTGCTTTCAGATCCGCGAACGGCTGCTGCATGCCGGTGGCGCGCAGGCGTGGGTAGAGGCGCAGCCGCTGTTTCTCTATCCGGCAGACTGGATGGCCGCCCGCGCACCGCGTCTGGAAGCAGAAGAGGCACTGGCGCTGGCGCACTTTCAGGGCAAAAACAATCTGCTGCGCAGGCTGAACGCGCTGAAAAAGGCCGATTTTAGTCGCCATGCCGCCCGCATGGCCTGCCCGGTGCACCTTATCTGTTCCGCCGATGACCTGCTGGTGCCCTCTGTCTGCTCGTCTGAGCTGCAGGCGGCGCTCCCGCACAGCCACAGCGTGGTGATGCGCCAGGGCGGCCATGCCTGCAACGTCACCGAGCCGGAAACGTTTAATACCCTGTTGCTGAACGGGCTTGCCAGCCTGCTGCACAGCCATGAACCCGCTTTATAAGGAGTTTCGATGAGCGAAGCCATTACCTCTGCCGCGCTGGATTCACTGTTCACCGGCGCACGCACCCACAACGGCTGGCTGGACATACCGGTCAGCGACGAGACGCTGCGCGAGATCTACGACCTGATGAAATGGGGGCCTACCTCCGCTAACTGTTCCCCGGCCCGTATTGTGTTTGTGCGCAGCGCAGAGGGTAAAGAGAAGCTGCGCCCCGCACTCTCCAGCGGCAACCTGGAGAAAACCCTCACCGCACCGGTCACCGCGATTGTGGCGTGGGACACGGAATTTTATGAGCGTCTGCCTGAACTGTTCCCGCACGGGGATGCGAAGAGCTGGTTTACCACCAGCCCCGCGCACGCTGAAGAGACCGCCTTTCGCAACAGCTCCATGCAGGCCGCTTATCTCATCTTTGCCTGTCGCGCCCTGGGGCTGGACACCGGCCCGATGTCCGGTTTTGACCGGCAAAAAGTCGACGAAGCCTTTTTCACCGGCACGCTGCTGAAAAGCAATCTGCTGATCAATATCGGCTATGGCGATGTGGGAAAACTCTACGGCCGTCTGCCGCGCCTGGCCTTTGAAGACGCCTGCGGGCTGGCGTAAGGAGCCATCATGACGACACCCGATAAACAAACCTTTCGCGATGCCATGGCCTGTGTGGGCGCGGCGGTCAATATCATCACCACCGACGGCCCTGCTGGCAGAGCGGGCTTCACCGCCAGCGCCGTATGCAGCGTCACCGACTCGCCCCCGACGCTATTGGTGTGTCTTAACCGCGGCGCGTCCGTCTGGCCGACGTTTAGCGAAAACCGCACCCTGTGCGTCAACACCCTGAGCGCCGGACAGGAGCCACTCTCCAACCTGTTTGGCGGCAAAACGCCGATGGAAGATCGCTTCGCCGCTGCCCGCTGGCAGACGGGCGAGACGGGCTGCCCGCGTCTGGAGGAGGCGCTGGCCTCGTTTGATTGCCGTATCAGCCAGGTGGTCAGCGTCGGCACCCACGACATTCTGTTTTGCGACATCGTGTCCATTATCCGCCACCCTGCCCCGCAGGGGCTGGTGTGGTTTGACCGCGGCTACCACGCGCTTATGCGACCCGCCTGTTAACCCTTCTTAAGGAAGCAGCTCATGGCAATGTTCGGATTTCCCCACTGGCAGTTGAAATCGACCTCTACAGAACCTGGCGTGGTCGCGCCAGATGAACGGCTCCCGCTCGGGCAAACCCTGGTGATGGGCGTCCAGCACGCGGTCGCCATGTTTGGTGCAACGGTGCTGATGCCGATGCTGATGGGCCTTGATCCCAATCTCTCCATTCTGATGTCGGGTATTGGCACCCTGCTATTCTTTTTTGTCACCGGCGGGCGCGTGCCCAGCTATCTGGGCTCCAGCGCCGCCTTTGTCGGCGTGGTCATCGCCACCACCGGGTTTAACGGTCAGGGGATCAACCCCAACCTCAGCGTCGCCCTCGGCGGCATTATCGCCTGTGGTCTTGTCTATACCCTGATTGGCGTCGTGGTGATGAAGATCGGAACCCGCTGGATCGAGCGAATGATGCCGCCAGTGGTTACCGGCGCGGTGGTGATGGCGATTGGCCTGAACCTGGCGCCAATTGCCGTGAAGAGTGTCTCCGGCTCGCCGTTTGAGAGCTGGATGGCGGTGATCACCGTGCTGTGTATCGGTCTGGTGGCGGTATTCACCCGCGGCATGGTTCAGCGTCTGCTGATTCTGGTCGGGCTGATTGTGGCCTGTCTGATCTACGCCCTGCTGGCCAATGTCTTTGGTTTCGGCAAGCCTGTCGACTTTACCCTGCTCCATCAGGCTGCCTGGTTCGGTCTGCCGCAGATCACGTCGCCAACCTTTAACACGCAGGCGATGATGCTTATCGCCCCTGTCGCGGTGATCCTGGTGGCGGAGAACTTAGGGCACCTGAAGGCCGTGGCGGGCATGACCGGGCGCAGTATGGATCCGTATATGGGGCGCGCGTTTGTCGGGGATGGCCTGGCGACGATGCTTTCCGGGTCGGTGGGCGGCAGCGGTGTCACCACCTACGCCGAGAACATTGGCGTGATGGCGGTAACGAAAGTCTACTCCACGCTGGTGTTCGTGGCGGCGGCGGTCATGGCGATGCTGCTCGGCTTCTCACCTAAATTTGGTGCGCTGATCCACACCATTCCCTCGCCGGTCATCGGCGGCGCATCGATTGTGGTGTTCGGGTTGATTGCCGTGGCGGGAGCGCGCATCTGGGTACAGCATCGCGTCGATCTCAGCCAGAACAGTAACCTGATTATGGTGGCGGTCACGCTGGTGCTGGGTGCAGGTGATTTTGCCCTGACGCTGGGCGGGTTTACGGTTGGCGGGATTGGTACGGCGACCTTTGGGGCGATCCTGCTTAATGCCCTGCTGAGCCGCCGGAAAGGGGATGAAGCGCAAGGGGAAGCCATCACCCCCTCCACCTGATATAAAGGCCCCTTACTTGCCGGGTGACGCTGCGCTTACCCGGCAATCGCCTTACGTCTTTTTTTGAGCTTTAGCTCACTCACCAGCACCCCAACAACGATAAACGCCGCGCCGACCAGCGCCAGCAGCGGTAAGCGTTCTCCGGCAATGCGTCCAAAAATCCCCGCCCAGACCGGCTCCCCGGTGTAGATCACCGTCGCCCGCGTCGGCGACACGCTGCGCTGTGCCCAGTTCATGGTCACCTGAATAATGGCGCTGAAAATACCCAGTCCCACTGCCACCACCACCAGCCCGGCAGACATCGGCGGAACCGACTCCCCTGCCGGAACCATCGTCGCGAACGCCACCAGCGACGCCGTGGCAAGC is a window encoding:
- the rutC gene encoding pyrimidine utilization protein C, which encodes MPKSVIIPPGTSTPIAPFVPGTLADGVVYVSGTLPFDKDNNVVFINDPKAQTRHVLETIKTVIETAGGTMEDVTFNSIFITDWKNYAAINEIYAEFFPGDKPARFCIQCGLVKPDALVEIATVAHIGK
- the rutD gene encoding pyrimidine utilization protein D; translated protein: MKLSVSPPPFDGAPVVVLIAGLGGGGSYWLPQLAALEQEYQVVCYDQRGTGNNPDTLPEEYTLAQMAGELAQALTAVGITRYCVVGHALGALIGLQLALDTPDALKALVCVNGWLTLNAHTRRCFQIRERLLHAGGAQAWVEAQPLFLYPADWMAARAPRLEAEEALALAHFQGKNNLLRRLNALKKADFSRHAARMACPVHLICSADDLLVPSVCSSELQAALPHSHSVVMRQGGHACNVTEPETFNTLLLNGLASLLHSHEPAL
- a CDS encoding malonic semialdehyde reductase encodes the protein MSEAITSAALDSLFTGARTHNGWLDIPVSDETLREIYDLMKWGPTSANCSPARIVFVRSAEGKEKLRPALSSGNLEKTLTAPVTAIVAWDTEFYERLPELFPHGDAKSWFTTSPAHAEETAFRNSSMQAAYLIFACRALGLDTGPMSGFDRQKVDEAFFTGTLLKSNLLINIGYGDVGKLYGRLPRLAFEDACGLA
- the rutF gene encoding NADH-dependent FMN reductase RutF; this translates as MTTPDKQTFRDAMACVGAAVNIITTDGPAGRAGFTASAVCSVTDSPPTLLVCLNRGASVWPTFSENRTLCVNTLSAGQEPLSNLFGGKTPMEDRFAAARWQTGETGCPRLEEALASFDCRISQVVSVGTHDILFCDIVSIIRHPAPQGLVWFDRGYHALMRPAC
- the rutG gene encoding pyrimidine utilization transport protein G, with protein sequence MAMFGFPHWQLKSTSTEPGVVAPDERLPLGQTLVMGVQHAVAMFGATVLMPMLMGLDPNLSILMSGIGTLLFFFVTGGRVPSYLGSSAAFVGVVIATTGFNGQGINPNLSVALGGIIACGLVYTLIGVVVMKIGTRWIERMMPPVVTGAVVMAIGLNLAPIAVKSVSGSPFESWMAVITVLCIGLVAVFTRGMVQRLLILVGLIVACLIYALLANVFGFGKPVDFTLLHQAAWFGLPQITSPTFNTQAMMLIAPVAVILVAENLGHLKAVAGMTGRSMDPYMGRAFVGDGLATMLSGSVGGSGVTTYAENIGVMAVTKVYSTLVFVAAAVMAMLLGFSPKFGALIHTIPSPVIGGASIVVFGLIAVAGARIWVQHRVDLSQNSNLIMVAVTLVLGAGDFALTLGGFTVGGIGTATFGAILLNALLSRRKGDEAQGEAITPST